A window of the Actinomycetota bacterium genome harbors these coding sequences:
- the radC gene encoding DNA repair protein RadC → MARSRKGYPQGMTLQMVSTYLVRESVSSALNSVSTPEDAAKVVRDLFDFDHLDREQFVALALNTKNRVIGAWAVSVGSLNASIVHPRELFKPAVMLSAASIVIAHNHPSGDPTPSGADIQLTRRLVKGGDVLGIELLDHVVVGDESIASLRDLGLM, encoded by the coding sequence ATGGCAAGGAGCAGGAAGGGATACCCGCAAGGCATGACGCTGCAGATGGTTTCCACCTACCTCGTGCGAGAGTCGGTATCGAGCGCACTCAATTCCGTGAGCACGCCCGAGGATGCAGCTAAGGTCGTTCGTGACCTGTTCGACTTCGACCACCTCGACCGCGAGCAGTTCGTCGCACTGGCGCTCAACACCAAGAACCGCGTAATCGGTGCGTGGGCCGTGTCGGTCGGAAGCCTGAACGCCTCAATCGTCCATCCCCGCGAACTGTTCAAGCCCGCAGTGATGCTCTCGGCAGCCTCCATCGTCATCGCCCACAACCACCCGAGCGGCGACCCGACTCCGAGCGGTGCCGACATCCAGCTGACCCGCCGCCTCGTCAAGGGTGGGGACGTCCTCGGCATCGAACTCCTCGACCATGTCGTCGTGGGCGACGAGTCCATCGCCTCGCTTCGCGACTTGGGGCTGATGTAG